The Insulibacter thermoxylanivorax genomic interval CCTATTTTTCGGACAAAACCGCCGCAAAACCAGCTCCTGCACCCGTTACGAATCACGGAGCCCAATCTCCTATAACCTGCAACAACTCAGCTTTATACACGGCTGTGCATAGCCTCATTACGACAACGAATAATTAAACAAACCCCGAGGAGGAATCCCCGGGGTTTAAAGTGACCGTATGTTAATCGATGATCTCAAACGTATATTCTCGTGACAGTTTGATGACTCTGCGGTTTGGACGGCGGATCAGGACATCTTTGTCATCCCAAGCCACAACGTAACCCTTGACATCATTCTCCGGGTTCGCATCACGTATGACTCGGACTTTGACACCACTCTGCCGAAGAGATTCCAATTGCTCTTCAGATATCATCCATGGTCGCCTCACTTATCGATTAGTGTTGCTTCGTTCGATAGATTGCAGAAGTTAATCGAGTTAGATATGCATTATCAGAACCATGTCATCTGCTCAGCCAACATGCTCTTTCGAGTCGTGATACCATTCATCCAGCACCTTGCTGGACATCACGCGATTCCTCACGTATTCAACCTGATTGGGCGTAAATTTATCCTTCCAATCGATTGAAAGTTCTTCGCAGAGCTTCACGATCGTAAGCAGTTCAGACCACGCTACATAGCGTTTATACCAAAAAAACTGAGGATGCTCCATCATATAGGGATACAGATCATCAAACTCCGTATGTTTGCAGTCGAGGGCTCGCTCGAAATGCGTCTTGGCTTCCGTCAATTTGCGTTCCAGATGATCGAGCACATTGCGGTTTTGATCCATACTTACCCTCCTCCCTGACTTTACATTTCATTATAAATGATATAACAAGCGGTTAAAAGACGAAATCCCCATGTAAAAGTTGCAATTTCCTAATCCGCAAACTGCACGATCCCGCCCTCTAAAGAGCGGATCTTGACCAGCGTTTCGACGCGTATGCCCATCGCCCGGATCGCATCTGCGCCCTGCTGAAAGCTCTTCTCAATGGCGATCCCCCAGCCTGCGATCCCGGCTCCGGATTGCTTCACGATGCGCATCAATCCCCTGGCTGCATCGCCGTTGGCGATCAGGTCGTCGATGAGCAGTACATGATCATCGGGCGACAGCAGCGAGCGCGGTACGACGATATCGGTGACGATGCCCTTGGTGAAAGAGGGCACC includes:
- a CDS encoding xanthine phosphoribosyltransferase; translated protein: MDILKQAILDKGSVVHDHLLNLDQVINHQIDPQLMMKIGERFAELYRDDGVTKVLTIESSGISVAFAAAYHLGVPFVFARRKKTRVTDEDAYCERVPSFTKGIVTDIVVPRSLLSPDDHVLLIDDLIANGDAARGLMRIVKQSGAGIAGWGIAIEKSFQQGADAIRAMGIRVETLVKIRSLEGGIVQFAD